The following coding sequences are from one Tissierella sp. window:
- a CDS encoding PucR family transcriptional regulator, with translation MIVQEILKIEKFKNFKVINEKADLTRRIVTVESTETPDVATYLTPNSLLITTAMSYKDNQEGLVNLISSLNDVSCSGLAIKLGRFIDKLDEEVIRISDELGFPLLQIPLEFTLGEVYHDLLSYLWSNQNEELLLALNTQKKFSSLVMQGASINNLLNNLGHVLKKSVALMNPFGKIISYNSSCTKGQIALAENTFHKYELYNRKSGEFQPIKNSQVEKTSIYPINNVGQNYYYIFVFDNKNQVTALSEMVIEQFLLIFRLSMHKNLYILGNTHKNKEEFLNILVNRYKDEFWTPHQLMDIGKKFGLRDSEDYTIILGNLETFKDDKYNDANFSSKEEQYVLIYDWMEKELRRFSNGRIIVFPETSYFRYVILLQGSFSDIHGILSDIHDMVLKIFKIEIIFSYGNSMVDINSVRFSYKEAIESYRYGEGKENISFIKYYRPKNASDLLKSVSNEQIQGFCLHILKELAYSTDEMIIELRRTLQVYLECRCSVTTTASRMFLHRNTIKYRIKKCEDILENDLTDSDYGFQLQLALTLLDNQQQT, from the coding sequence ATGATAGTTCAAGAAATATTAAAAATAGAGAAATTTAAGAATTTTAAAGTAATAAATGAAAAAGCAGATTTAACTAGAAGAATTGTAACAGTTGAATCAACTGAAACGCCAGATGTGGCAACCTATCTTACACCAAATTCTTTACTTATAACTACTGCAATGTCTTATAAAGACAACCAAGAAGGCTTAGTAAATTTAATCAGCAGCTTAAACGATGTTTCTTGTTCAGGACTTGCAATTAAACTTGGCAGGTTTATCGATAAATTAGATGAAGAAGTTATAAGAATTTCTGATGAGTTAGGATTTCCTTTATTACAAATCCCTCTTGAATTCACATTGGGGGAAGTATATCATGATCTATTATCCTATTTATGGAGCAATCAGAATGAGGAATTGTTATTAGCTCTAAATACACAAAAAAAGTTTTCAAGTCTCGTAATGCAAGGAGCTTCAATAAATAATTTGCTCAATAACCTAGGCCATGTTTTAAAAAAGTCAGTTGCATTAATGAATCCATTTGGTAAAATCATTAGCTACAACTCATCCTGCACCAAGGGGCAGATAGCTTTAGCAGAAAACACCTTCCATAAATATGAATTATATAATAGAAAGAGTGGGGAATTTCAGCCGATTAAAAATTCTCAAGTAGAAAAGACCTCCATATATCCAATAAATAATGTAGGACAAAATTATTATTATATTTTTGTCTTTGATAACAAAAACCAAGTCACAGCCTTATCAGAAATGGTTATTGAACAATTCCTTCTTATATTCCGACTTTCAATGCATAAAAACCTATATATACTAGGCAATACTCACAAAAATAAGGAAGAGTTTTTAAATATTTTAGTCAATAGATATAAGGATGAATTTTGGACTCCACATCAACTAATGGACATAGGTAAGAAATTTGGATTACGTGACTCAGAGGATTATACGATAATATTAGGTAATTTAGAAACCTTTAAAGATGATAAGTATAATGATGCCAATTTTTCAAGCAAGGAAGAACAATATGTATTGATATATGATTGGATGGAGAAGGAATTAAGAAGATTTAGCAATGGCAGAATAATTGTATTCCCAGAAACATCATATTTTAGATATGTAATATTATTACAAGGAAGTTTTTCTGATATACATGGTATATTATCAGATATCCATGATATGGTACTCAAAATATTTAAGATTGAAATTATATTTTCCTATGGAAATAGTATGGTAGATATTAATTCTGTTAGATTTTCTTATAAAGAAGCAATTGAAAGCTATAGATATGGTGAAGGGAAAGAAAATATTTCATTTATCAAATACTACAGGCCTAAAAATGCTTCAGATTTGTTAAAATCAGTATCTAATGAGCAGATTCAAGGTTTTTGCCTGCATATATTAAAAGAATTAGCTTATAGCACAGATGAGATGATAATAGAATTACGTAGGACTTTACAAGTATATTTAGAATGCAGATGTAGTGTGACTACTACAGCAAGTAGGATGTTTTTGCATAGAAATACCATAAAATATAGGATAAAAAAATGTGAAGATATTTTAGAGAATGATTTAACAGACTCTGATTATGGTTTTCAATTGCAGCTAGCCCTAACCTTATTAGATAATCAACAGCAAACTTAA
- a CDS encoding CBS domain-containing protein — MNIAFFLTPKSETVYEVIDSTMRQTLEKMEHHRYTAIPLIDKKGKYIGAITEGDLLWTLKNTNDLTIEGTSKIPIKDVKRNTQSKTVSISANMEDLILQSKNQNFVPVVDDQGIFIGIIKRSDIINYCADLLLMDKQKNKEIK, encoded by the coding sequence ATGAATATAGCATTTTTTCTAACACCAAAAAGTGAAACTGTGTATGAAGTAATCGATTCAACTATGAGGCAAACTCTAGAGAAAATGGAACATCATAGATATACTGCCATACCACTTATTGATAAGAAGGGTAAATATATTGGAGCCATTACTGAAGGGGATTTACTTTGGACACTTAAGAATACAAATGATCTGACAATAGAAGGTACAAGCAAGATACCAATAAAAGATGTTAAAAGAAATACCCAAAGTAAGACAGTATCCATAAGTGCAAATATGGAGGATTTAATCTTACAATCAAAAAACCAGAATTTTGTTCCAGTAGTTGATGACCAAGGAATATTCATTGGAATTATCAAAAGAAGTGACATCATTAATTATTGTGCAGATTTATTGTTGATGGATAAACAAAAGAATAAGGAAATTAAATAA
- a CDS encoding cation diffusion facilitator family transporter, with protein MEIIRYKQIQQVQLIVIVLNMATSISKLLIGVFINSVSVTADGLHSMADGLNNVVGMVGVYFAFQPVDEKHPYGHRKFETLTTLFISALLIVTSIGLLKGVYDRIINPVIPTVNSISFIIMLFSIIVNIAITKFEKKKGIVLQSDFLISDATHTLSDVFVSMSVMGTLLAIKLGFPWVDILVSILISMLIAKAAIDILKNGANILCDARVLDPSQISNIVYEFDEVLSCHKIRSRGCADDIHLDLHVVVGDDLTLEKAHSLVHNIDNLLKSRLPGVTDVNVHVDPLDYYRKKIDQTANSS; from the coding sequence ATGGAAATAATCAGGTACAAACAGATCCAACAAGTTCAGTTAATTGTAATAGTATTAAATATGGCTACATCAATATCTAAATTACTTATTGGTGTTTTTATTAACTCAGTTTCAGTAACAGCAGATGGTCTGCATTCCATGGCCGATGGTTTAAATAATGTAGTAGGTATGGTGGGTGTTTATTTTGCCTTCCAGCCTGTAGATGAGAAGCACCCTTATGGGCATAGAAAGTTTGAAACTCTGACAACTTTGTTTATCAGTGCTCTTCTAATAGTTACATCTATAGGCCTACTGAAAGGAGTCTACGACAGAATTATAAATCCTGTGATTCCAACAGTTAACAGTATTAGCTTTATTATTATGCTATTTAGTATTATAGTTAATATTGCTATAACTAAATTCGAGAAAAAAAAGGGAATAGTTCTACAGAGCGATTTTTTAATTTCAGATGCTACTCACACCTTGAGTGATGTATTCGTTTCAATGTCTGTAATGGGTACTTTGCTTGCAATCAAGCTTGGATTTCCTTGGGTTGATATATTGGTTTCAATTTTAATTTCAATGCTTATTGCTAAAGCAGCTATTGATATCTTAAAGAATGGTGCAAACATCCTTTGTGATGCCAGGGTTCTAGATCCTAGTCAAATTTCCAATATTGTTTATGAATTTGATGAAGTCCTTTCTTGTCATAAAATTCGCTCCAGGGGCTGTGCAGATGATATTCATTTAGATTTGCATGTAGTAGTAGGTGATGATTTGACTCTTGAAAAAGCCCATAGCCTTGTCCATAATATTGATAACCTGTTGAAATCAAGGCTTCCAGGTGTGACAGATGTGAATGTTCATGTAGATCCACTAGATTATTACAGAAAGAAAATAGATCAAACAGCCAATAGCTCTTAG